A portion of the Oscillospiraceae bacterium genome contains these proteins:
- a CDS encoding DNA translocase FtsK: protein MATKKRKTTTRRSTSRKKRAEQRLPAGLGTLFAGLLLVGLAFVEGDSVWKTLHQVLFGLFGCGSFVLGAAVCCLAVLYTRGEDLLPHICKLALGLVFASGTVIVFSDIQPQGLSAFQMVAACYQNGYQAWLSGGALGAVLGGNLLLLCGRPAANFIMLVLALCVSLYIFDLTPAEVWQWLCDVSGGVHAKGVAVYEQGAARRAERRAERQAAQEAADEYDETEELEEYEDEAEAEEPFRLGLPDWMSGVLHWGHKVTQELEQAPDSPAGAPDQPVQPQPEPQAAPAVTPVRVRASRPRAPFDVDLGPDSTEVKEGGSEPIEPFIPGPGGTFGMDPLRAAPKPTIRPIVPDAVETAAEDFFAKPEETPAAETTEQQPRPVPGNPFDTPIARPATPEEPAAAAAPIQPVMPTPQLDQPTRVSAEHAVAQRSDPDADGWISITAEPVEEKDINSLVAAAMEKPAASEQAAATAPAEEAEPVDTYQYQYPPIELFEKSKEESDPNAEDELKANAQKLVDTLESFGVRTRVLDISRGPSVTRYEVQPMAGVKISRITSLADDIALNLAVADVRMEAPIPGKPAVGIEVPNHKRSAVSIRSVFESQSFLRMTSPLGIALGKDIAGVAQVADLCKMPHLLIAGSTGSGKSVCVNSIIMSLVFRSSPEDVKLLLIDPKVVELAEYNGIPHLLMPVVTEPRKAAGALGSAVQEMERRYRMFAENNVRDIKSFNKLAVERPDLEKMPYIAIVIDELADLMMVVGKDVEDSICRIAQKARAAGMHLIVATQRPSVDVITGLIKANIPSRIAFAVSSQVDSRTILDGAGAEKLLGQGDMLFMPVGAPKPTRIQGTFVRDEEISRVLDFIKSSATVQYDEAMIEAMEKHAIQDGKKGSSGADSDEDSDSDPMFQQAVEVVIDAGQASTSLLQRRCKLGYARAARIMDEMEMRGIIGPHEGAKPRAVLISRQQWLEMQMNQPEE, encoded by the coding sequence ATGGCAACGAAGAAACGAAAAACAACGACACGGCGCTCAACGTCGCGCAAAAAACGCGCGGAACAGCGCCTGCCGGCAGGGCTTGGGACCCTGTTTGCGGGGCTTTTGCTGGTGGGCCTTGCCTTTGTGGAAGGCGACTCGGTGTGGAAAACGCTGCATCAGGTGCTGTTTGGCCTGTTTGGCTGCGGCAGTTTTGTGCTGGGTGCAGCGGTGTGCTGCCTGGCCGTGCTGTACACGCGGGGCGAGGATCTGCTGCCCCACATCTGCAAGCTGGCGCTGGGGCTCGTGTTTGCAAGCGGCACGGTGATCGTGTTTTCCGACATCCAGCCGCAGGGGCTGTCGGCTTTCCAGATGGTGGCGGCCTGCTACCAGAACGGTTATCAGGCGTGGCTGTCCGGCGGCGCACTGGGTGCGGTGCTGGGCGGCAACCTGCTGCTGCTCTGCGGCCGGCCGGCGGCAAACTTCATCATGCTGGTGCTGGCGCTCTGCGTCAGCCTGTACATTTTTGACCTCACTCCGGCTGAGGTCTGGCAGTGGCTGTGCGACGTGTCCGGCGGGGTGCACGCAAAGGGCGTGGCCGTGTACGAGCAGGGCGCAGCCCGCCGTGCCGAGCGCCGCGCCGAGCGGCAGGCCGCGCAGGAAGCCGCAGACGAGTACGACGAGACGGAGGAGCTGGAAGAATACGAGGACGAAGCCGAAGCAGAAGAGCCCTTCCGTCTGGGTCTGCCGGACTGGATGTCCGGTGTGCTGCACTGGGGCCATAAGGTGACCCAGGAGCTGGAGCAGGCCCCGGACAGCCCGGCCGGAGCGCCGGACCAGCCCGTGCAGCCCCAGCCGGAACCGCAGGCGGCCCCAGCCGTGACGCCGGTGCGGGTGCGGGCATCCCGCCCGCGTGCTCCCTTTGATGTGGACCTTGGCCCGGACAGCACCGAGGTGAAGGAGGGCGGCAGTGAGCCCATCGAACCCTTTATCCCGGGGCCGGGCGGTACCTTTGGCATGGACCCGCTGCGTGCGGCACCCAAGCCCACCATCCGGCCCATCGTGCCGGATGCCGTGGAAACGGCGGCTGAGGACTTCTTTGCAAAGCCGGAGGAGACCCCGGCGGCAGAGACTACGGAACAGCAGCCCCGGCCGGTGCCCGGCAATCCCTTTGATACGCCCATCGCACGGCCTGCGACTCCGGAGGAACCGGCTGCCGCGGCTGCGCCCATCCAGCCCGTGATGCCCACGCCGCAGCTGGACCAGCCGACCCGTGTGAGTGCCGAACATGCCGTGGCCCAGCGCAGCGACCCGGATGCGGACGGCTGGATCAGCATCACCGCCGAACCGGTGGAGGAAAAGGATATCAACTCGCTGGTGGCGGCAGCCATGGAAAAACCGGCGGCCTCCGAGCAGGCAGCCGCTACGGCCCCTGCCGAGGAAGCCGAGCCGGTGGACACCTACCAGTATCAGTACCCGCCCATCGAGCTGTTTGAAAAATCCAAGGAGGAAAGCGACCCCAACGCCGAGGATGAGCTGAAGGCCAACGCCCAGAAGCTGGTGGACACGCTGGAGAGCTTTGGGGTCCGCACCCGTGTGCTGGATATTTCCCGCGGGCCGTCGGTCACCCGGTATGAGGTGCAGCCCATGGCGGGCGTCAAGATCAGCCGCATCACCTCGCTGGCCGATGACATCGCCCTGAACCTGGCCGTGGCGGATGTGCGCATGGAGGCCCCCATCCCCGGCAAGCCCGCCGTGGGCATCGAGGTGCCCAACCACAAGCGCAGTGCCGTGTCCATCCGCAGCGTGTTCGAGAGCCAGAGCTTTCTGCGCATGACCTCGCCTTTGGGCATTGCCCTGGGCAAGGACATTGCGGGTGTGGCCCAGGTGGCAGACCTGTGCAAGATGCCCCATCTGCTCATTGCGGGCAGCACCGGCAGCGGCAAGTCGGTGTGCGTGAACAGCATCATTATGAGCCTGGTGTTCCGCTCCAGCCCGGAGGACGTCAAACTGCTGCTCATCGACCCCAAGGTCGTGGAGCTGGCCGAATACAACGGCATCCCCCATCTGCTCATGCCGGTGGTCACCGAGCCCCGCAAGGCGGCCGGAGCCCTGGGCAGCGCCGTACAGGAGATGGAGCGCCGCTACCGCATGTTTGCCGAGAACAACGTGCGCGACATCAAGTCCTTCAACAAGCTGGCGGTGGAGCGGCCGGATCTGGAAAAAATGCCCTACATCGCCATCGTCATCGACGAGCTGGCCGACCTGATGATGGTGGTGGGCAAAGATGTGGAAGATTCCATCTGCCGCATCGCTCAGAAAGCCCGCGCCGCCGGCATGCACCTGATCGTGGCCACCCAGCGCCCCAGCGTGGACGTCATCACCGGCCTGATCAAGGCTAACATCCCCAGCCGCATCGCCTTTGCGGTGTCCAGTCAGGTGGACAGCCGCACCATTCTGGATGGTGCCGGTGCCGAAAAACTGCTGGGCCAGGGCGATATGCTGTTCATGCCGGTGGGCGCACCCAAGCCCACCCGCATCCAGGGCACCTTTGTGCGGGATGAAGAGATCAGCCGTGTGCTGGACTTCATCAAGTCCAGCGCCACCGTCCAGTACGACGAGGCCATGATCGAGGCCATGGAAAAACACGCCATTCAGGACGGCAAGAAGGGCAGCAGCGGGGCTGATTCCGATGAGGATTCGGACTCCGACCCGATGTTCCAGCAGGCCGTGGAGGTGGTCATTGACGCCGGGCAGGCCTCTACCAGCCTGCTGCAGCGACGCTGCAAGCTGGGCTATGCCCGTGCGGCCCGCATCATGGACGAAATGGAGATGCGGGGCATCATCGGCCCCCACGAGGGTGCCAAGCCCCGGGCCGTGCTCATCAGCCGTCAGCAGTGGCTGGAAATGCAGATGAACCAGCCGGAGGAATGA
- a CDS encoding ATP-dependent Clp protease proteolytic subunit gives MPDTHTTSVDQQRLEKERIEDDGTVTLTRGGHAIHCLTVIGQVEGHTEAPQGQKTTKYEHVIPQLAAVQEDPRIEGLLVLLNTVGGDVEAGLALAELIASVSKPSATLVLGGGHSIGIPLAVSAQRSFIVPTATMTVHPVRHSGVILGVPQTMHWFDQMQQRITGFVAAHSGMTEKRYTELMLHTGELVMDMGTVLDGRRAVKEKLIDELGGLSDALDWLHRAIETRE, from the coding sequence ATGCCGGATACACACACCACCTCTGTGGACCAGCAGCGGCTGGAAAAAGAACGCATCGAGGACGACGGTACGGTCACCCTGACCCGGGGCGGCCATGCCATCCACTGCCTGACCGTCATCGGCCAGGTCGAGGGGCACACGGAAGCGCCGCAGGGGCAAAAGACCACCAAGTATGAGCATGTGATCCCCCAGCTGGCCGCCGTGCAGGAGGACCCCCGGATCGAGGGCCTGCTGGTATTGCTGAACACCGTGGGCGGGGATGTGGAGGCCGGTCTTGCGCTGGCAGAGCTGATCGCCAGCGTGTCCAAACCCAGCGCCACGCTGGTGCTGGGCGGCGGGCACTCCATTGGCATCCCGCTGGCCGTGAGCGCACAGCGCAGCTTCATCGTGCCCACCGCCACCATGACGGTGCACCCGGTGCGGCACTCCGGGGTGATCCTGGGCGTGCCCCAGACCATGCACTGGTTCGACCAGATGCAGCAGCGCATCACCGGCTTTGTGGCGGCCCACAGCGGCATGACCGAGAAGCGCTACACCGAGCTGATGCTCCACACCGGGGAGCTGGTCATGGATATGGGCACCGTGCTGGACGGCCGCCGCGCCGTGAAGGAAAAGCTCATCGACGAGCTGGGCGGCCTTTCGGATGCACTGGACTGGCTGCACCGTGCGATCGAAACTCGAGAATAA
- a CDS encoding redox-sensing transcriptional repressor Rex: MNTPAKASLPVIKRLPKYYRYLRSLQADGITSISSRELAAQMGTTASQVRQDFNCIGDVNGRQGIGYSVENLLSILESLLFGNGDRLPTILIGCGRLGKAVSRFITTDANGYKLIAAFDVAQNEVGKEINGIQIRHVDELEVFCAEHHPKVAVLCVPRDGAEQVSGRLVDLGIEGFWNFSHYDLSVPYPDVVVENVHLGDSLMSLGYRLRNQE; encoded by the coding sequence ATGAATACCCCCGCAAAAGCCTCGCTCCCCGTGATCAAGCGCCTCCCGAAATACTACCGCTACCTGCGCTCTCTGCAGGCCGACGGCATCACCAGCATCTCCTCCCGGGAGCTGGCCGCCCAGATGGGCACCACGGCCTCCCAGGTCCGGCAGGACTTCAACTGCATCGGCGACGTGAACGGCCGACAGGGCATCGGTTACTCGGTGGAGAACCTGCTTTCCATTCTGGAGAGCCTGCTGTTCGGCAACGGCGACCGCCTGCCCACCATCCTGATCGGCTGCGGCCGTCTGGGCAAGGCCGTGAGCCGCTTCATCACCACCGACGCCAACGGCTACAAGCTGATCGCCGCCTTTGATGTGGCCCAGAACGAGGTGGGCAAGGAGATCAACGGCATCCAGATCCGTCATGTGGACGAGCTGGAGGTCTTCTGCGCCGAGCACCACCCCAAGGTGGCCGTGCTCTGTGTGCCCCGCGACGGTGCCGAGCAGGTCAGCGGCCGTCTGGTGGACCTGGGCATCGAGGGCTTCTGGAACTTCTCCCACTACGACCTCTCCGTTCCCTACCCCGATGTGGTAGTGGAGAACGTTCACCTGGGCGACAGCCTGATGAGCCTGGGCTACCGCCTGCGCAACCAGGAGTGA
- a CDS encoding thymidine kinase, with protein MAKLYFRYGAMNSGKSTALMQVAHNYEEQGMQVLILKPQVDTKGGGELVSRLGVHRKADRLIRPDMDVFEVVREASQATKLACVLCDESQFFTAEQAEQLFMVTVDLNIPVICYGLRADFSLRGFPGSTRLLELAHTIEEMKTICTCGRKAICNCRKVNGQFVFEGEQVAIDLENDVQYVSMCPQCYFRARRAFYAGRK; from the coding sequence ATGGCAAAACTGTATTTTCGCTATGGTGCCATGAACAGCGGCAAGAGCACAGCCCTGATGCAGGTGGCCCACAACTATGAAGAGCAGGGCATGCAGGTGCTGATCCTCAAGCCGCAGGTGGACACCAAAGGCGGCGGCGAACTGGTCAGCCGCCTGGGCGTGCACCGCAAGGCCGACCGCCTGATCCGCCCGGACATGGATGTGTTCGAGGTGGTGCGCGAAGCCAGCCAGGCCACCAAGCTGGCCTGCGTGCTGTGCGACGAGAGCCAGTTCTTTACCGCAGAGCAGGCCGAGCAGCTGTTCATGGTCACCGTAGACCTGAACATCCCGGTGATCTGCTACGGCCTGCGGGCCGACTTTTCGCTGCGGGGCTTCCCCGGCTCCACCCGCCTGCTGGAGCTGGCCCACACCATCGAAGAGATGAAAACCATCTGCACCTGCGGCCGCAAGGCCATCTGCAACTGCCGCAAGGTGAACGGCCAGTTCGTCTTTGAGGGCGAACAGGTGGCCATCGACCTGGAAAACGACGTTCAGTACGTCAGCATGTGCCCGCAGTGCTACTTCCGCGCGCGGCGGGCTTTTTACGCAGGCCGCAAATAA
- a CDS encoding ABC transporter substrate-binding protein, whose protein sequence is MSKAISRRDFMKVTGVVGAAGLLAACGGNSSSTAASSSVASAPAASADESLALSDGPVSMTISWWGGDSRHEAYQNAIKEFQAEHSNITIEPTFAAWSGWEEKMAAAFIAGNAQDVCQVNWNWLYNYSADGSKFVDLNTVSNFLDLTQWDKAAMDACYVANAQQCVPVSMTGRIFFWNMTTFNKAGITEVPKTLDDLMAAGKAFQDKLGADYYPMHLGAYDRMILMVFYLESKYGKDWADPITSTLNYTEEEIAEGLAFIKSLVDNHVMMNLKDYYSANSDTATHQSNEWITGKIAGIFEWDSAATKYSSALDDDNKDGFTVGEEIKFGDYNGGFSKVSMGLAITKTCEHVAEAATLIQFLLNEEKGASIMGSECGIPASKAGLGYAQAAGAVKDLVADANAKVMAFTTNKLDPLFENNDLKASGTGIYQEVFDNIDYGDETPEEAVNGLLDGMESVGYTIA, encoded by the coding sequence ATGAGCAAGGCAATTTCCCGTCGTGATTTCATGAAGGTCACCGGCGTTGTGGGCGCAGCTGGTCTGCTTGCTGCCTGCGGCGGCAATTCTTCCAGCACTGCAGCCTCTTCTTCCGTGGCATCCGCTCCCGCTGCTTCCGCAGACGAGAGCCTGGCCCTGTCTGACGGTCCTGTTTCCATGACCATCAGCTGGTGGGGCGGCGACAGCCGTCACGAGGCTTACCAGAACGCCATCAAGGAGTTCCAGGCTGAGCACAGCAACATCACCATCGAGCCCACCTTCGCCGCATGGTCCGGCTGGGAAGAGAAGATGGCTGCCGCTTTCATCGCCGGCAACGCACAGGATGTGTGCCAGGTGAACTGGAACTGGCTGTACAACTACTCTGCTGACGGCAGCAAGTTCGTGGACCTGAACACCGTGTCCAACTTCCTGGATCTGACCCAGTGGGACAAGGCTGCCATGGATGCCTGCTACGTTGCAAACGCCCAGCAGTGCGTGCCCGTTTCCATGACCGGCCGTATCTTCTTCTGGAACATGACCACCTTTAATAAGGCCGGCATCACCGAAGTCCCCAAGACTCTGGATGACCTGATGGCAGCCGGCAAGGCTTTCCAGGACAAGCTGGGCGCTGACTACTATCCCATGCACCTGGGCGCTTACGACCGTATGATCCTGATGGTGTTCTACCTCGAGTCCAAGTACGGCAAGGACTGGGCAGACCCCATCACCTCTACCCTGAACTACACCGAGGAAGAGATCGCTGAGGGTCTGGCCTTCATCAAGAGTCTGGTGGACAACCACGTCATGATGAACCTGAAGGACTACTACTCCGCAAACTCCGACACCGCTACCCACCAGTCCAACGAGTGGATCACCGGTAAGATCGCAGGCATCTTCGAGTGGGATTCCGCTGCTACCAAGTACTCTTCCGCTCTGGATGACGACAACAAGGACGGCTTCACCGTCGGCGAGGAGATCAAGTTCGGCGATTACAACGGCGGCTTCTCCAAGGTTTCCATGGGCCTGGCCATCACCAAGACCTGCGAGCATGTTGCTGAGGCTGCTACCCTGATCCAGTTCCTGCTGAACGAGGAGAAGGGCGCTTCCATCATGGGTTCTGAGTGCGGCATCCCCGCTTCCAAGGCTGGTCTGGGTTACGCTCAGGCTGCCGGCGCTGTCAAGGATCTGGTTGCTGATGCAAACGCCAAGGTCATGGCCTTCACCACCAACAAGCTGGATCCCCTGTTCGAGAACAACGACCTGAAGGCTTCCGGCACCGGCATCTATCAGGAAGTGTTCGATAACATCGACTACGGCGACGAGACCCCCGAAGAGGCTGTCAACGGCCTGCTGGATGGCATGGAGTCTGTCGGCTACACCATCGCCTGA
- a CDS encoding sugar ABC transporter permease, which yields MKESNAPVTGRTPFQKWLDKYQGILYLIPWIIGFVVFKAFPFGQSLYYSFTDMNFFKSGTTFVGLQNYITAFTTTKITKALIITFKYAFITVPLKLIFALFIAYILNFKIACVNLFRTVYYIPSILGGSVAIAVLWKAVFSKDGLLNTVLRAVTFGLVQGPEWLSDPHYALWIICFLRIWQFGSAMVLFLAALKGVPADLYEAATIDGAGKWRQFFSITVPMITPIIFYNLVTQICQAFQEFNGPYIITNGGPRGSTTLISLLVYNYAFKSYDMGMASALAWIMFIIVCVLTIIAFTSQKKWVYYSDER from the coding sequence ATGAAAGAAAGCAACGCCCCGGTTACCGGGCGCACTCCGTTCCAGAAGTGGCTGGACAAGTATCAGGGCATCCTGTACCTGATCCCCTGGATCATCGGCTTTGTGGTCTTTAAGGCTTTCCCCTTCGGTCAGTCGCTGTACTACAGCTTCACCGATATGAACTTCTTCAAGTCCGGCACCACCTTCGTCGGCCTGCAGAACTACATCACCGCCTTTACCACCACCAAGATCACCAAGGCACTGATCATCACCTTCAAGTACGCCTTCATCACTGTGCCCCTGAAGCTGATCTTCGCACTGTTCATCGCATACATCCTGAACTTCAAGATCGCATGCGTCAACCTGTTCCGTACCGTGTACTACATTCCCTCCATCCTCGGCGGCTCCGTTGCCATCGCCGTGCTGTGGAAGGCTGTGTTCAGCAAGGACGGCCTGCTCAACACCGTGCTGCGTGCCGTGACCTTCGGTCTGGTGCAGGGCCCGGAGTGGCTGAGCGACCCCCACTACGCGCTGTGGATCATCTGCTTCCTGCGTATCTGGCAGTTCGGCTCCGCCATGGTGCTGTTCCTGGCCGCTCTGAAGGGCGTGCCCGCAGACCTGTACGAGGCTGCCACCATCGACGGTGCCGGCAAGTGGCGTCAGTTCTTCTCCATCACCGTCCCGATGATTACCCCCATCATCTTCTACAACCTGGTCACTCAGATCTGCCAGGCATTCCAGGAGTTCAATGGCCCGTACATCATCACCAACGGCGGCCCCCGTGGTTCCACCACGCTGATCTCTCTGCTGGTTTACAACTACGCATTCAAGTCGTATGACATGGGTATGGCATCCGCTCTGGCATGGATCATGTTCATCATCGTCTGCGTCCTGACGATCATTGCATTCACCAGCCAGAAGAAGTGGGTCTACTACTCTGACGAAAGGTAA
- a CDS encoding carbohydrate ABC transporter permease, whose translation MGMNASNKIATFFKYFVLILVGIIMIYPLLWMISATFKDNSEIFAGIGLWIKNPTLDGYRNALNNFGGSINILQAMLNTYSYVLPKVICTVVSACVAAYGFGRFDFPGRKLLFNIMLATLFLPQVVLNVPQYLLYNKFGWLDSPFYLAIWVHCAFATETYFVYQLIQFMRNVPRDLDEAAAIDGCSSFQTLYKVIVPMLGPALVSCALFQFMWSCNDFMGPLLYVSTPGKYPMSLFVKLSMDGDTGFAWNKILALSLISILPQLIVFFCAQDQFVEGISAGAVKG comes from the coding sequence ATGGGAATGAACGCATCGAACAAAATCGCAACCTTCTTTAAGTATTTCGTCCTGATCCTGGTCGGCATCATCATGATCTACCCCCTGCTGTGGATGATCAGTGCCACCTTCAAGGACAACAGCGAGATCTTTGCAGGCATCGGCCTGTGGATCAAGAACCCCACGCTGGATGGTTATCGGAACGCGCTGAACAACTTCGGCGGCTCCATCAACATCCTGCAGGCCATGCTCAACACCTACAGCTATGTGCTGCCCAAGGTGATCTGCACCGTCGTGTCCGCCTGTGTTGCCGCTTATGGTTTTGGCCGTTTCGACTTCCCCGGCCGTAAGCTGCTGTTCAACATCATGCTGGCCACCCTGTTCCTGCCCCAGGTCGTTCTGAACGTGCCGCAGTACCTGCTGTACAACAAGTTTGGCTGGCTGGACAGCCCCTTCTACCTGGCTATCTGGGTCCACTGCGCTTTTGCTACTGAGACCTACTTCGTCTACCAGCTGATCCAGTTCATGCGCAATGTCCCGCGTGACCTGGACGAGGCCGCAGCCATCGACGGCTGCTCCTCCTTCCAGACCCTGTACAAGGTCATCGTGCCCATGCTGGGACCCGCTCTGGTGTCCTGCGCACTGTTCCAGTTCATGTGGAGCTGCAACGACTTCATGGGCCCGCTGCTTTACGTCAGCACCCCCGGCAAGTACCCCATGTCCCTGTTCGTGAAGCTGTCCATGGACGGTGATACCGGTTTTGCCTGGAACAAGATCCTGGCGCTGTCCCTGATCTCCATCCTGCCGCAGCTGATCGTTTTCTTCTGTGCACAGGACCAGTTCGTTGAAGGTATCTCTGCTGGTGCCGTCAAGGGTTAA
- a CDS encoding AraC family transcriptional regulator — MKAEQEKISAKVRAVSMHLNGGKLQLPAEEESCYVVLVAESGCTLQYAEQTMLLNPGSALLLGPGGGCIQQTGSAAPELVGCSFPLSALHELRTQTQRDFSRLFEPEQSAVLYGSVQWNSRLRTLLELMRTAMEEPDYPGALYLLLVLHYIEQECIAESSAVARPHNKTVEHICAYLAANYRQKFSLSEVAARFYLSPYYLSRLFKRVTGQSIVDYINNRRIEAAQKLLETTELSISAVAEQTGFASAAHFRRVFHEVMGTGPLQYRKAHKK, encoded by the coding sequence ATGAAGGCAGAACAGGAAAAGATCAGTGCAAAGGTCCGGGCAGTGTCGATGCACCTGAACGGCGGCAAGCTGCAGCTGCCCGCCGAAGAGGAGAGCTGCTACGTTGTGCTGGTGGCAGAGAGCGGCTGTACCCTGCAGTACGCAGAGCAGACCATGCTGCTCAACCCGGGCAGTGCGCTGCTGCTGGGACCCGGCGGCGGCTGCATCCAGCAGACGGGCAGTGCGGCACCGGAGCTGGTGGGCTGCAGTTTCCCGCTCAGTGCCCTGCACGAGCTGCGCACCCAGACCCAGCGGGATTTTTCCCGGCTGTTTGAGCCGGAGCAGTCTGCTGTGCTGTACGGTTCCGTGCAGTGGAACAGCCGCCTGCGCACCCTGCTGGAGCTGATGCGCACCGCCATGGAGGAGCCGGATTACCCGGGCGCGCTGTACCTGCTGCTGGTGCTGCATTACATCGAGCAGGAATGCATCGCGGAGAGCAGCGCGGTGGCCCGGCCCCACAATAAGACGGTGGAGCACATCTGTGCGTATCTGGCCGCCAACTACCGCCAGAAGTTCTCCCTCAGCGAGGTAGCAGCGCGGTTCTACCTGTCGCCCTACTACCTCAGCCGCCTGTTCAAGCGGGTGACGGGACAGTCCATCGTGGACTACATCAACAACCGCCGCATCGAGGCAGCCCAGAAGCTGCTGGAGACCACGGAACTGAGCATCAGTGCGGTGGCCGAGCAGACCGGTTTTGCCAGCGCGGCCCATTTCCGCCGTGTGTTCCACGAGGTGATGGGCACCGGGCCGCTGCAGTACCGCAAGGCACATAAGAAATGA
- a CDS encoding glycoside hydrolase family 28 protein, with translation MNLSLIRSMTRSAVFELENGLCFRPAHPFVVTLNGSTVYEACNTNVFSLFSLLPGTEYTVGVQAEGETLSLTFVTEAETFFVDASRYGLVADGETDNTGKLQAALSTCPKGGTVYVPAGRYRTASLFLKSNTTLYLEKGAVLLGDNDRTHYPILPGVLPSENEVDEYYLTGWEGNPLNSFAGLLNITQVHDVVVTGEGTLDCDAQNGDWWVDPKVKRIAWRPRAVAMVDSEKVCLHGITVQNSYSWTIHPIFVKHLDLLNFNINNPYNAPNTDGIDPESCEYTRIIGVNIHVGDDCIAMKASKVFLGMKLKKSCEHTIIRNCLLDKGHGGIVIGSEMSGGVKDMVVTQCLMDHTDRGLRVKTRRGRGNTAVIDGLVFRNVEMRGVKAPFVINMFYFCDPDGHGPYVQCRDAMPVDEYTPKLGSLTMEDIAATDAQFAGCYFDGLPEQPIERVSMKNVTITFDPNAEAGQAAMADNRPLVKKLAIYAENVKEIDLHNVKIEGYEGERLHFVNVGHFEED, from the coding sequence ATGAACCTGTCCCTTATCCGTTCCATGACCCGCAGTGCCGTGTTCGAGCTGGAAAACGGCCTGTGCTTCCGCCCGGCCCACCCGTTCGTCGTTACCCTGAACGGCAGCACCGTCTACGAAGCATGCAATACCAATGTGTTCTCCCTGTTCTCCCTGCTGCCCGGTACCGAGTACACCGTGGGCGTGCAGGCCGAGGGCGAGACCCTGAGCCTGACCTTTGTCACCGAGGCTGAAACGTTCTTTGTGGATGCATCCCGCTACGGCCTGGTGGCCGACGGCGAGACCGACAACACCGGCAAGCTGCAGGCCGCCCTGTCCACCTGCCCCAAGGGCGGCACCGTGTATGTGCCCGCCGGCCGCTACCGCACCGCCAGCCTGTTCCTGAAGAGCAACACCACCCTGTATCTGGAAAAGGGTGCCGTGCTGCTGGGCGACAACGACCGCACCCATTACCCCATCCTGCCCGGCGTACTGCCCAGCGAGAACGAGGTGGACGAGTACTACCTGACCGGCTGGGAGGGCAACCCGCTGAACAGCTTTGCCGGCCTGCTGAACATCACCCAGGTGCACGACGTCGTGGTCACCGGTGAGGGCACCCTGGACTGTGACGCCCAGAACGGCGACTGGTGGGTGGACCCCAAGGTCAAGCGCATCGCCTGGCGTCCCCGTGCGGTGGCCATGGTGGACAGCGAAAAGGTCTGCCTGCACGGCATCACGGTGCAGAACAGCTACTCCTGGACCATCCACCCCATCTTTGTCAAGCACCTCGACCTGCTCAACTTCAACATCAACAACCCCTACAACGCCCCCAACACCGACGGCATCGACCCCGAAAGCTGCGAGTACACCCGCATCATCGGCGTGAACATCCATGTGGGCGACGACTGCATTGCCATGAAGGCCAGCAAGGTGTTCCTGGGCATGAAGCTCAAGAAGAGCTGCGAGCACACCATCATCCGCAACTGCCTGCTGGACAAGGGCCACGGCGGCATCGTCATCGGCAGCGAGATGAGCGGCGGCGTGAAGGACATGGTGGTCACCCAGTGTCTGATGGACCACACCGACCGCGGCCTGCGGGTCAAGACCCGCCGCGGCCGCGGCAACACCGCCGTCATCGACGGGCTGGTGTTCCGCAACGTGGAGATGCGCGGGGTCAAGGCGCCCTTCGTCATCAACATGTTCTACTTCTGCGACCCGGACGGCCACGGCCCCTATGTGCAGTGCCGCGACGCCATGCCGGTGGACGAGTACACCCCCAAACTGGGCAGCCTGACCATGGAGGACATCGCAGCCACCGACGCACAGTTTGCCGGCTGCTACTTCGACGGCCTGCCGGAGCAGCCCATTGAGCGCGTTTCCATGAAAAACGTGACCATCACCTTTGATCCCAACGCCGAGGCCGGTCAGGCCGCCATGGCCGACAACCGCCCGCTGGTGAAGAAGCTGGCCATCTACGCCGAGAACGTCAAGGAGATCGACCTGCACAACGTGAAGATCGAGGGCTACGAGGGCGAGCGCCTGCACTTTGTCAACGTCGGCCATTTTGAGGAGGACTAA